A single Elaeis guineensis isolate ETL-2024a chromosome 15, EG11, whole genome shotgun sequence DNA region contains:
- the LOC105058451 gene encoding uncharacterized protein, with protein MAAVASPSDDSAGSFRIFRSLVERADRKFARVRDLPPYGRGPQLLQYYRKVFKAYTRLWRFQQEHRRELVGAGLRRWEIGEIASRIGQLYYTQYQRTSEVRYLLEAYVFYEAILSRGYFEAEKGSSASSSLARPDLGLRYKELRFHARFLIVAMLLNRTDAVKHLAERFRALVEESKAAYPETNFKEWKLVLQEIDRFLKADTAFTKTRTLRFNVLFDSHSSSAPYISRFHTNRILRLQDALLTSYRRNEVKFTELTLDTFRMLQCLEWEPGGSVYQIPGKEPTDNGAFHGQNGASGLIDINLASDITDPRLPHNPRKAIIYHPSVSHLIAVIATICEELSSDNILLLYISASGKTDQNIALQKDTSGSSWNFSKQNLVSQTSRKQDGSLPQPPVGNKPDSSCCLGSYLCLGSGGLNTLYPEDLLPFTRRPLFLIIDSDSSHAFKAIHGAERGEAAALLLSHERPSSVSAADLVPNGSQFTYFLTAPLHAFCQLVGLSSDVEADVYNNAESILSSALAEWEVILCTCNCLDQVWAQVLPDPFLRRLILRFIFCRAVLSLFHPLEKGSQHLPDCQPKLPEPVSPSSAKVQVHILRLAENFGVVDHFHFSYSSRDLVVQNR; from the exons ATGGCCGCCGTCGCCTCTCCCTCCGACGACTCCGCGGGCTCCTTCCGCATCTTCCGATCGTTGGTGGAGAGGGCGGACCGGAAGTTCGCCCGCGTCCGCGACCTCCCCCCTTACGGCCGCGGACCGCAACTCCTGCAATATTACCGCAAGGTCTTCAAAGCCTACACCCGTCTTTGGAGGTTCCAGCAGGAGCACCGCCGGGAGCTCGTTGGTGCCGGCCTTCGCCGGTGGGAGATAGGAGAGATTGCTTCCCGCATCGGCCAGCTCTACTACACCCAATACCAGAGGACCAGCGAGGTACGGTACCTCCTCGAGGCTTACGTCTTCTACGAAGCGATTCTGAGCCGAGGGTACTTCGAGGCCGAGAAGGGGTCGTCGGCCTCGTCGTCGTTGGCTAGGCCCGATCTGGGGCTGAGGTACAAGGAACTCAGGTTCCATGCGAGGTTCTTGATCGTAGCCATGCTACTGAACCGGACGGATGCAGTGAAGCACCTTGCCGAAAGATTCAGGGCTCTGGTGGAGGAGTCGAAGGCCGCTTACCCG GAGACTAATTTCAAAGAATGGAAGCTAGTGCTGCAAGAAATAGACAGGTTTTTGAAAGCCGATACAGCTTTTACAAAGACCAGGACTTTGAGATTCAATGTACTATTTGATTCTCATTCATCTTCTGCTCCATATATTTCACGATTCCATACAAATAGGATTTTGAGGCTGCAAGATGCTTTGCTAACAAGCTATCGCCGTAATGAG GTCAAGTTCACAGAGCTTACTCTGGACACTTTCAGAATGCTTCAATGTTTGGAATGGGAACCCGGTGGATCCGTCTACCAGATTCCTGGAAAAGAGCCAACTGATAATGGTGCTTTTCATGGTCAGAATGGAGCCTCCGGACTGATTGACATTAACCTAGCATCAGATATAACAGATCCAAGACTGCCTCACAATCCACGGAAGGCTATTATTTATCATCCTTCTGTCTCTCATTTGATTGCG GTAATTGCAACAATTTGTGAAGAGTTATCTTCAGATAACATTTTGCTATTATATATATCAGCTTCAG GGAAGACTGaccagaatattgctttgcaaaaaGATACATCTGGAAGTTCATGGAACTTCTCGAAGCAGAATCTTGTGTCCCAGACCTCTCGTAAACAGGATGGTTCACTGCCCCAACCTCCTGTTGGCAATAAGCCAGATTCAAGCTGCTGTTTAGGAAGTTATCTATGTTTAGGAAGTGGAG GATTGAACACCCTTTATCCTGAAGATTTGCTTCCATTTACACGAAGACCACTTTTTCTCATCATCGACAGTGATAGTAGCCATGCATTCAAG GCTATACATGGTGCAGAAAGGGGAGAAGCAGCAGCCCTGCTTCTTTCACATGAGAGACCATCCTCGGTATCTGCTGCTGATCTAGTGCCTAATGGATCCCAGTTTACATATTTTCTAACTGCTCCACTTCACGCCTTTTGCCAATTAGTTGGCCTTTcctctgatgttgaagct GATGTTTACAACAATGCAGAGAGCATACTTTCCTCTGCCTTAGCTGAATGGGAGGTAATACTCTGCACATGCAATTGTCTGGATCAGGTATGGGCGCAGGTTTTACCTGATCCATTTCTACGGCGTCTGATTCTGAG GTTTATATTCTGCCGTGCCGTATTGTCTCTCTTCCATCCTCTAGAGAAGGGTAGTCAGCATCTACCTGATTGCCAACCTAAACTTCCTGAGCCTGTCTCTCCAAGCTCTGCAAAAGTACAAGTCCATATCCTCCGACTTGCAGAAAACTTTGGGGTTGTCGACCATTTTCACTTTTCATATTCCAGCAGGGACTTGGTGGTGCAGAATCGATAA
- the LOC140854079 gene encoding histone H3.3 yields the protein MARTKQTARKSTGGKAPRKQLATKAARKSAPTTGGVKKPHRYRPGTVALREIRKYQKSTELLIRKLPFQRLVREIAQDFKTDLRFQSHAVLALQEAAEAYLVGLFEDTNLCAIHAKRVTIMPKDIQLARRIRGERA from the exons ATGGCTCGTACGAAGCAAACTGCTCGCAAGTCTACTGGTGGGAAGGCTCCTAGGAAGCAGCTTGCTACCAAG GCTGCTCGCAAGTCTGCCCCCACAACTGGTGGTGTGAAGAAGCCTCACCGTTACAGGCCTGGAACTGTCGCTCTTCG TGAGATTCGCAAGTACCAGAAGAGCACGGAGCTTTTGATTAGGAAGTTGCCATTCCAGAGGCTTGTCAGGGAAATTGCCCAGGACTTCAAG ACTGATCTGCGTTTCCAGAGCCATGCTGTGCTTGCGCTGCAAGAGGCAGCTGAGGCATATCTTGTGGGTCTGTTTGAGGACACCAACCTGTGCGCCATCCATGCCAAGCGTGTGACCATTATGCCCAAGGACATTCAGCTGGCTAGGAGGATCAGGGGTGAAAGGGCTTAA